Proteins encoded by one window of Candidatus Zixiibacteriota bacterium:
- a CDS encoding rod shape-determining protein: protein MALLGFISNDIGIDLGTANTLVFVRGHPKGIVLNEPSVVAVEVATNKVLAIGREAKEMLGRCPGEIKAIRPLKDGVIADFAVAEKMLSAFIRKVVRHRYLLKPRIVISVPSGITEVEKRAVRDSAENAGAREVFLIQEPMAAAIGVGLPVDQPSGVMVIDIGGGTSEIAVIALNGIVNNISIRIAGDEMNEAIVSYLKKNYNLLIGELTAEEIKIKIGNAFQQEREESMEVKGRDLVAGVPKNLKISSAQVREALSETIDAIIEAVKLSLERTPPELASDILDRGIVLTGGGALLRSLDKRLRHETNLPVNVADDPLTCVARGTGKVLENMSLFSKVLMKSRSD, encoded by the coding sequence ATGGCTCTGCTAGGATTTATTTCTAACGACATAGGTATCGATCTCGGTACCGCCAACACATTAGTTTTCGTTCGAGGACACCCCAAAGGAATCGTTCTCAATGAGCCTTCGGTTGTGGCTGTCGAGGTTGCTACAAATAAAGTACTAGCGATCGGCAGGGAAGCGAAAGAAATGCTCGGCCGTTGTCCGGGCGAGATAAAGGCAATTCGACCTCTCAAGGATGGCGTTATCGCTGATTTTGCGGTTGCCGAGAAAATGCTCTCAGCGTTTATCCGAAAGGTTGTAAGGCATAGGTATCTTCTCAAGCCGCGGATTGTAATATCGGTGCCATCCGGCATAACCGAGGTCGAGAAACGCGCAGTCCGCGATTCTGCTGAAAATGCTGGTGCCAGAGAGGTCTTTCTGATTCAGGAGCCGATGGCCGCCGCGATAGGTGTCGGGCTGCCAGTCGATCAACCATCCGGCGTGATGGTCATCGATATCGGCGGAGGGACTTCAGAGATTGCAGTAATTGCCCTCAATGGCATCGTGAATAACATCTCAATAAGAATCGCCGGCGATGAGATGAATGAGGCGATAGTCTCTTATCTGAAGAAAAACTACAATTTACTCATCGGTGAGTTGACAGCCGAAGAGATAAAGATCAAGATCGGTAATGCGTTTCAGCAGGAACGCGAGGAATCGATGGAGGTTAAGGGACGGGATCTTGTCGCCGGGGTGCCGAAGAATCTCAAGATATCATCCGCACAAGTGAGGGAGGCTCTCTCGGAGACGATAGATGCTATAATTGAAGCTGTCAAACTTTCCCTCGAACGGACTCCGCCGGAGTTGGCGTCTGATATTCTTGATCGAGGAATCGTCCTTACTGGTGGCGGCGCGCTGCTTCGCTCCCTCGACAAACGACTGCGCCACGAAACGAATCTTCCAGTGAATGTCGCTGATGATCCGCTGACATGCGTGGCTCGTGGCACTGGCAAGGTGCTGGAAAATATGAGCCTCTTTTCGAAAGTCCTCATGAAGAGCCGATCTGACTGA
- a CDS encoding LptF/LptG family permease: protein MAKMRVLSRYILKEHIGPFLFSFCVVTFVLILDFVPNVIDMAIGKDIDLLTILWVFVLNLAWMLALSVPMATLVASLTAFGRLQSDFEVLAIKSSGIHLITLIRPVLIASVFLAAGMVWFNNEVLPDANHKARVLMSDIRVMRPTLSIKSNIFLNDIPGYVILIKKIDHKTSRIKDVTIFDQKDPRNPRIILAQEGELEYLEGGTVLSFVLEDGEIHEPVGNDPEKWRWVKFEKQTFNIRDISRSLKRTDSSYRGDREQSAEDMLVEIRKWRERIRKTDMLSFRRVDDEGRRLFYGLTRDESVETDVFKRKAVILAYQRAADVAKSLEQSIKNKDHTEHLVNTYLLEVHKKYSLPAACIVFVLIGAPLGIMAQRGGMAVSIGISIALFIVYWAFLIGGEEISDRGFLSPAVTMWAANVLLGGVGLLLLLKVMTEKELTRFSTYFGRKPRR, encoded by the coding sequence TTGGCCAAAATGCGCGTACTGAGTCGATATATTCTTAAAGAACACATAGGACCTTTCCTCTTCTCATTCTGTGTGGTTACATTCGTTCTCATCCTCGATTTCGTGCCGAATGTGATAGACATGGCGATAGGCAAAGATATCGACCTGCTGACCATTCTCTGGGTATTCGTTCTGAATCTCGCATGGATGCTGGCGCTGTCGGTGCCGATGGCAACCCTCGTGGCGTCTCTGACCGCATTTGGCAGACTGCAATCCGATTTCGAGGTGCTCGCAATCAAGAGTTCAGGGATACACTTGATTACACTCATCCGCCCGGTGCTGATAGCGAGTGTCTTTCTGGCTGCAGGAATGGTGTGGTTTAACAACGAGGTCCTCCCCGATGCGAATCATAAGGCGCGGGTGCTGATGAGCGATATTCGCGTGATGCGTCCGACACTGTCGATCAAGAGCAATATATTCCTCAATGACATTCCGGGCTATGTCATTCTGATAAAGAAAATAGATCACAAGACATCGCGCATCAAAGACGTTACCATTTTCGATCAGAAAGATCCGAGGAATCCCAGAATTATCCTCGCGCAGGAAGGTGAGCTGGAGTATCTGGAGGGGGGTACGGTTCTCAGCTTTGTCCTGGAGGATGGTGAGATTCATGAGCCGGTGGGAAACGATCCGGAGAAATGGCGTTGGGTCAAATTTGAGAAGCAAACATTCAATATCCGCGATATAAGCCGTTCACTCAAAAGAACCGATTCGTCATATAGGGGAGATCGTGAACAGTCGGCCGAGGATATGCTTGTCGAGATTCGGAAATGGCGAGAGAGAATCAGGAAGACCGACATGCTCTCATTCCGACGGGTCGATGACGAGGGGAGGCGGCTTTTCTACGGCCTGACAAGGGACGAGTCTGTCGAAACCGACGTATTCAAACGAAAAGCTGTCATTCTCGCCTACCAACGCGCGGCGGATGTAGCAAAAAGCCTTGAGCAGTCCATCAAGAACAAAGACCACACAGAACACCTGGTGAATACCTACCTCCTGGAAGTCCATAAGAAATATTCGCTGCCCGCCGCCTGCATAGTCTTTGTTCTCATCGGAGCGCCGCTCGGCATAATGGCTCAGCGAGGGGGAATGGCGGTCTCTATAGGAATTTCTATCGCCTTGTTCATCGTCTACTGGGCGTTTCTTATCGGTGGCGAAGAGATTTCCGACAGAGGATTCCTGTCACCGGCCGTGACAATGTGGGCTGCAAATGTATTGCTCGGTGGGGTTGGTCTGCTGCTTCTCCTAAAAGTGATGACCGAGAAAGAACTGACACGGTTTTCAACTTATTTCGGACGGAAGCCCAGGCGATGA
- the rnr gene encoding ribonuclease R, whose amino-acid sequence MPVTREKLVEFVSATSYKPVKIRELAKGLRVPESEYRSFRKLVRELMNDGTVVRLRGSRVGLPGKLSLKVGILNMNRKGSGFLKPEDGTEEIYVPPEDTGTALDSDRVVVRVKPGRRGKSPEAAVVKVLKRNRTTIVGTIHRARYFTTVEPDDPKITREIYVRKTEGLQASSGQKVVVALSEWKNPLMNPEGEVIEVLGYPDDPGVDILSTIRKFNLPTEFPAEVTNEADKLELDISVDRDRLDLRDKVTFTIDPADAKDYDDAVSLEILDNGNYLLGVHIADVSHYVTEGSEIDIEARERATSVYLVDRVLPMLPEKLSNEICSLKGDVDRLTYSCIMELAQTGRILKTQITPSIIHSGGRLSYDEVQDYFDNGNPPDKLQGLTESLDLMRSVAEILRKKRLATGSLDFDLPEPRVVLDQSGDVVDISPRPRKESHRLVEEFMLLANKAVAEHMTRLGLPTLYRVHDVPDSGKLEAYRAFVSGFGWDLKLTDPPKPIQLSRFLNKIEGKPEEGVLNEFLLRSLKKACYQPENIGHFGLAFKHYLHFTSPIRRYPDLLVHRLLKEIVNGHYPGKRLLNIKRLLVRVGEHSSARERLAEEAERETVRIKQAIYLSRHIGDIFEGVISGIVSFGFFVRLIKFSAEGMVRLSTLGDDYYEVSESRVSVTGSHTGNTYSLGERVSVQIINVDLERYQINLRIIGNDAPPKNRSQRPKSGKSKRRR is encoded by the coding sequence ATGCCAGTCACAAGGGAGAAATTAGTCGAATTCGTTTCGGCGACGAGCTACAAGCCAGTCAAAATTCGTGAATTAGCCAAAGGCCTCCGTGTGCCGGAATCAGAGTACAGGTCGTTCCGGAAGCTGGTAAGGGAGCTAATGAATGATGGCACGGTGGTCAGGCTGCGCGGCAGCCGCGTCGGGTTGCCGGGCAAGCTGAGTCTCAAAGTCGGTATCCTGAACATGAATCGAAAGGGATCGGGATTCCTGAAACCTGAGGATGGGACTGAAGAAATCTATGTTCCACCTGAGGATACAGGCACCGCTCTCGATAGCGACCGGGTTGTGGTGAGGGTCAAGCCGGGAAGGAGAGGGAAATCTCCTGAAGCGGCAGTGGTGAAGGTATTGAAGCGAAACCGGACTACTATCGTCGGGACAATCCACCGCGCGAGGTATTTCACAACTGTAGAACCTGACGACCCCAAGATTACCCGCGAAATCTATGTTCGCAAAACCGAAGGGCTTCAGGCATCAAGCGGCCAGAAGGTAGTTGTTGCGCTTTCCGAGTGGAAGAATCCACTCATGAATCCGGAAGGCGAAGTCATCGAGGTGCTCGGCTATCCCGATGATCCCGGCGTCGATATTCTATCGACGATCAGAAAATTCAACCTGCCTACGGAGTTTCCTGCTGAAGTTACCAACGAGGCTGACAAGCTCGAACTCGATATTTCTGTGGATAGAGATCGTCTTGATTTGAGAGACAAAGTCACGTTCACGATCGATCCGGCGGATGCTAAGGATTATGATGACGCAGTATCGCTGGAAATCCTCGATAACGGCAATTATCTCCTCGGCGTGCATATCGCTGATGTGTCGCATTATGTGACCGAGGGGTCCGAGATTGATATCGAAGCGAGAGAGAGAGCGACATCTGTCTATCTCGTAGACAGGGTGCTGCCGATGCTTCCGGAGAAGCTTTCGAACGAAATCTGCAGTCTGAAGGGTGATGTCGACCGCCTTACATACTCCTGCATAATGGAGCTGGCACAAACCGGCAGGATATTGAAGACTCAGATCACGCCTTCCATAATACATTCCGGTGGGAGGTTGTCGTACGACGAGGTTCAGGATTATTTCGACAATGGAAATCCGCCCGATAAGCTGCAGGGACTAACCGAAAGCCTTGATCTTATGCGATCGGTGGCGGAAATTCTCCGCAAGAAGCGACTTGCCACGGGGAGTCTCGATTTTGACTTGCCGGAGCCGAGAGTCGTACTCGACCAATCGGGTGATGTAGTCGACATCAGTCCGCGTCCCCGAAAGGAGAGCCACAGGCTTGTCGAGGAGTTTATGTTGCTGGCGAACAAAGCTGTGGCAGAACACATGACACGGCTCGGTCTTCCTACTCTGTATCGTGTTCACGATGTGCCCGATAGCGGGAAACTCGAAGCATACAGAGCGTTTGTCAGTGGTTTCGGATGGGATCTCAAGCTGACTGATCCTCCCAAGCCGATTCAACTGTCGAGATTCCTGAACAAGATCGAGGGAAAGCCTGAGGAAGGCGTACTCAATGAATTCTTGCTGAGGTCTCTGAAGAAGGCCTGTTATCAGCCGGAAAATATCGGCCATTTCGGGTTGGCGTTCAAACACTACCTGCATTTCACATCTCCAATCAGACGCTATCCGGATCTTCTGGTGCACAGGTTGCTGAAAGAGATTGTCAACGGACACTATCCCGGAAAGCGCCTATTGAACATCAAGCGACTGCTGGTGCGAGTGGGTGAGCATTCGTCGGCACGCGAAAGACTGGCCGAGGAAGCTGAGAGGGAGACAGTTCGGATCAAGCAGGCGATCTATCTCTCGCGGCACATCGGTGATATTTTCGAGGGCGTCATCTCCGGCATCGTATCATTTGGATTCTTCGTGCGATTGATCAAGTTTTCGGCAGAGGGTATGGTGCGTCTGTCGACACTCGGTGACGATTACTATGAAGTCAGCGAGAGCAGAGTGTCAGTCACCGGCTCGCACACGGGAAACACGTACTCTCTTGGCGAGAGAGTTTCGGTGCAGATAATCAACGTCGATCTCGAACGGTACCAGATTAATCTGCGGATAATCGGCAACGACGCTCCCCCCAAGAATAGATCGCAGAGGCCAAAATCTGGCAAATCCAAGAGGAGAAGATGA
- a CDS encoding sigma-54 dependent transcriptional regulator, protein MIGRLVLLTPDDQSSDLLGQVLKAKRIVFDRCTSASEFIATLENASPSIALIDSEGCASELLPLLRTILRQYPSLVTYLYNNPVADTRSASLELSVSGLFDQGVTPAQIIAEIENQLGLLGQLRDQGIFGHSAALIRAAETIVQLAQADVIVLIGGESGTGKEMFARAIHNLSRRAKKRFVPVNCGAIAEGVLESELFGHEKGAFTGAAGRREGYFESADGGTIFLDEIGEIKPDVQVRLLRVLEQRSFMRVGGTEQVSFDVRVIAASNRDLRDLTDEGSFREDLFYRLSVVTLNAVPLRERPVDIMPLIQRFLEIRGRGDVSVDPEAVELLLRYSWPGNIRELRNFVESSLVTLADSNISKFSVSEYISRQTRSNRQLPVVTGHTRQTADFQLIYQALLNLAQEVSGLKDLIVSNSDRGRGHIAPEFHADMEIQSDGASSTLQQMERQMIADALEKVGGNRRKAAEMLGIGQRTLYRKIKEYDL, encoded by the coding sequence ATGATTGGGAGGCTGGTTCTTTTAACGCCGGATGATCAATCATCTGATTTGTTGGGTCAGGTTCTGAAGGCGAAGCGCATCGTTTTCGATCGTTGCACATCGGCTTCGGAATTTATAGCGACGCTTGAGAATGCCTCACCCTCTATTGCACTCATAGACTCTGAGGGCTGCGCGAGCGAGCTTCTACCGCTGCTGCGGACAATTCTGCGACAGTACCCGAGCCTGGTGACGTATCTATATAACAATCCGGTAGCTGATACTCGATCTGCGTCACTGGAACTGAGTGTTTCCGGTCTGTTCGATCAGGGTGTCACTCCCGCGCAGATAATAGCAGAAATCGAGAATCAACTCGGTTTGCTCGGGCAACTTCGTGATCAGGGAATATTCGGGCATTCGGCGGCGTTGATCAGAGCTGCAGAAACGATTGTCCAACTTGCGCAGGCCGATGTGATCGTTCTGATTGGCGGCGAGAGCGGCACCGGCAAAGAGATGTTTGCTCGCGCGATACACAATCTGAGCAGGAGAGCGAAGAAGCGTTTCGTCCCGGTCAATTGCGGCGCAATCGCCGAGGGCGTTCTTGAAAGCGAGTTATTCGGGCATGAGAAAGGTGCGTTTACCGGCGCTGCAGGTAGGCGGGAGGGGTACTTCGAGAGTGCCGACGGTGGGACAATATTTCTCGACGAGATTGGAGAGATCAAACCGGACGTTCAGGTGAGATTGCTCAGAGTGTTGGAGCAGCGGAGCTTCATGCGCGTCGGCGGGACGGAACAGGTTTCCTTCGATGTTCGCGTGATTGCCGCATCGAACAGGGACCTCAGAGATTTGACAGACGAAGGCAGCTTCCGTGAAGATCTGTTCTACCGGCTCTCTGTGGTAACGCTGAATGCTGTTCCACTCAGAGAGAGACCCGTAGACATAATGCCACTGATTCAGAGATTCCTCGAAATCAGGGGGCGGGGTGATGTTTCTGTTGATCCGGAAGCTGTTGAACTCCTCCTCAGGTACAGCTGGCCCGGGAATATCAGGGAGCTGCGAAATTTCGTGGAATCATCGCTGGTCACACTCGCCGACAGCAACATATCGAAGTTTAGCGTAAGTGAATATATCAGCCGGCAGACAAGATCGAACCGACAATTGCCGGTTGTGACCGGTCATACGCGTCAGACTGCCGATTTTCAGCTGATATATCAGGCACTACTGAACCTTGCTCAGGAAGTATCGGGCTTGAAAGACTTGATAGTGTCGAATAGCGACAGAGGGAGAGGGCATATCGCTCCGGAATTCCACGCTGATATGGAAATTCAATCCGATGGCGCATCGTCGACTTTGCAGCAGATGGAACGCCAGATGATTGCGGACGCTCTCGAAAAAGTCGGAGGAAATCGGAGAAAAGCTGCAGAAATGCTTGGAATCGGCCAGCGAACATTGTATCGTAAGATCAAGGAGTACGATTTGTAG
- a CDS encoding HD domain-containing protein, whose protein sequence is MISDFAQGDNVTGFFVLTAAQVIPYDRGERLRLEFSDSSGKIEGIIWEDAALVYNQIKDAEVVKVRGLVSTFRDKAQLKVEKMRPAKDGEYDLSELLKVVDGGIERQQEIFDEIAVTIENEFLSELLRLLRNDAELFEKYTAAPAGKRFHHDYIGGLVQHSLSIASLADRVCKHYPLLDRDLLICGAIFHDIGKTYELTSGVKLDYTDEGRLVGHITLGDQIVVDYISEIPDFPEKLENKLRHLIASHHGERQYGSPVVPLTREAYVLHLLDRIDSGLNVFDDYDQKRDSDWGGYVSLWERYLYFG, encoded by the coding sequence ATGATATCTGATTTTGCGCAAGGGGATAATGTAACAGGGTTCTTCGTTCTGACTGCCGCTCAGGTTATTCCGTATGACCGGGGGGAAAGGCTGCGACTCGAATTCTCCGATTCCTCCGGAAAGATCGAAGGTATTATATGGGAGGATGCAGCTCTTGTCTACAATCAGATTAAAGATGCTGAAGTTGTGAAGGTGCGCGGGCTGGTGTCAACATTTCGTGACAAAGCGCAGCTCAAAGTTGAGAAGATGCGACCCGCCAAAGACGGAGAATATGATCTCTCCGAGTTGTTGAAGGTTGTCGACGGCGGAATCGAAAGACAGCAGGAGATCTTTGATGAGATCGCGGTTACTATTGAGAATGAATTCCTTTCGGAGCTTCTACGGCTACTCAGAAATGACGCTGAATTGTTCGAGAAATACACTGCTGCGCCTGCGGGCAAGAGATTCCATCACGATTACATCGGTGGGTTGGTTCAGCATTCCCTCTCGATTGCTTCTTTGGCGGACAGAGTATGCAAACATTATCCATTGCTCGATCGCGATCTACTGATATGTGGAGCCATATTCCACGATATCGGCAAGACATATGAGCTGACGAGTGGTGTGAAGCTCGACTATACGGATGAAGGACGATTGGTGGGGCATATCACTCTCGGCGATCAGATCGTGGTGGATTACATATCGGAGATACCTGATTTTCCGGAGAAGCTGGAAAACAAATTGCGGCATTTGATAGCATCGCACCACGGCGAGCGGCAGTACGGGTCGCCGGTCGTTCCGCTGACGCGGGAGGCATATGTGCTGCACCTGCTCGACCGAATCGACAGTGGATTGAATGTATTCGATGACTATGACCAGAAGCGCGACAGCGATTGGGGGGGCTACGTCAGCCTGTGGGAGAGATATCTCTACTTCGGATAG
- a CDS encoding lamin tail domain-containing protein has protein sequence MTYLTCVIPLLVLCLQANAGVLINEVMSNEPGRETSLEWVELWNFSDTVISLEGLVIIDGDLSSPLSDLDELSAFEFVVLVSDEARFEGFWGDSSGVWGDAPTEDFRIMPAEMSLRNSADTVELYDMENSLLSRCAWSVTAPDGVSFERFDPRHDDNSAVWSYSVAESGSTPGRMNSISPGFNDLELVAAFAAVGEQRDWLRVDILVRNIGLAASDSNRLTVGIDYDGDGDISSEEQVGGGIIEPLDVYDSVQISVQEAVALGRFDVVASLLPDDVPQNNVALATLRFGIGASEIVINEILPDPEIPLETEWVELLNISDEEIDLTGWSICDASGCADLDSLVIASCEYVILCQDKPAFDAFYPDVNVRVVSTGTWRSLNNDGDTLFIVDETGAMVDSMLYSDVFGSNVSGERIDPFSAGFDLSNWYRSTAPEGSTPGRPNSVVEGFAEQSSVWLESKLISPDGDGRDDLLVIKYDLAKGAALTLKVFDLGGQLMKTILDRAFLTSGEFEYDATLDDGSKLEVGLYVILAEISGKVETRRKLVLAVVGE, from the coding sequence ATGACATATCTGACATGCGTAATTCCGCTGCTTGTGCTGTGTCTGCAAGCAAATGCTGGAGTACTTATCAACGAAGTGATGTCCAACGAGCCGGGCAGAGAGACCTCGCTTGAGTGGGTAGAGCTTTGGAATTTCTCCGACACTGTGATATCGCTGGAAGGTCTAGTAATTATCGACGGTGATCTCTCGTCGCCTTTGTCCGATTTGGACGAGCTCTCGGCGTTTGAGTTTGTGGTGCTTGTGAGCGATGAAGCCCGATTCGAGGGATTCTGGGGAGATAGCTCTGGCGTCTGGGGAGATGCGCCCACCGAGGATTTTCGAATCATGCCAGCGGAGATGTCTCTGCGAAACAGCGCCGATACGGTGGAGTTGTATGACATGGAGAATTCGCTTCTCTCTCGTTGTGCCTGGTCGGTTACGGCACCTGACGGCGTCTCTTTCGAACGTTTCGATCCGAGGCATGATGACAATTCCGCAGTCTGGAGTTATTCGGTTGCGGAATCAGGATCGACACCGGGTCGGATGAATTCCATCAGCCCCGGATTCAACGATCTTGAGCTAGTGGCTGCATTCGCAGCGGTCGGCGAACAGCGGGATTGGTTGAGAGTCGATATACTGGTCAGGAATATTGGTCTCGCAGCTTCAGACTCCAATCGGCTGACCGTCGGCATCGATTACGATGGAGACGGTGATATCAGTTCAGAGGAGCAGGTAGGAGGCGGGATTATTGAACCGCTGGATGTGTACGACTCTGTGCAGATTTCCGTTCAGGAGGCTGTGGCCCTGGGACGATTCGATGTAGTTGCATCACTGTTGCCGGATGATGTTCCGCAGAACAACGTTGCCTTGGCGACCCTCCGGTTTGGGATCGGTGCGTCCGAGATTGTAATCAACGAAATCCTCCCCGATCCGGAAATCCCATTGGAAACAGAGTGGGTCGAGTTGCTCAATATCTCAGATGAGGAAATTGATTTGACCGGATGGTCGATTTGCGATGCTTCCGGCTGCGCCGATTTAGACTCACTTGTGATAGCCTCATGCGAGTACGTGATCTTGTGCCAGGACAAGCCTGCATTTGATGCCTTCTATCCGGATGTCAATGTCAGGGTTGTTTCGACGGGGACCTGGAGATCTCTCAACAATGATGGCGACACTCTATTCATCGTTGATGAAACCGGAGCCATGGTCGACTCGATGTTATACAGCGATGTGTTCGGCTCCAATGTGTCAGGTGAGAGGATTGACCCATTCTCAGCAGGCTTTGATTTGTCCAATTGGTACAGGTCGACGGCGCCCGAAGGCTCTACGCCGGGCCGGCCAAACAGCGTGGTGGAAGGATTTGCCGAACAGTCGTCAGTGTGGCTTGAATCGAAGCTGATCTCTCCTGATGGTGACGGCAGGGATGATCTGCTTGTCATCAAATACGATCTTGCGAAAGGAGCAGCACTGACTCTGAAAGTCTTTGATCTCGGCGGACAGCTCATGAAGACGATTCTCGACCGGGCTTTTCTGACGTCTGGAGAATTCGAATACGATGCTACGTTGGATGACGGCAGCAAGCTGGAGGTCGGCCTCTACGTGATTCTGGCCGAAATTTCCGGCAAGGTGGAGACGAGGCGGAAGCTGGTACTGGCGGTCGTGGGCGAATGA
- a CDS encoding deoxyguanosinetriphosphate triphosphohydrolase produces the protein MEDFGGIINLREEIESCEERTLAPFAALSRDSQGRKYPEEDHPFRTRFQRDRDRVVHSAAFRRLEYKTQVFVNHEGDHYRTRLTHTLEVAQISRTIARGLKLNEDLAETIALVHDLGHTPFGHAGEDVLDGLMQKHAGLRFNHNRQSLRVVEHIERRYPDFPGLNLTYETREGIVKHETSYDLSEADDYNPDLNATLEAQLVNYADEIAYNCHDVDDGLFSNVLDLDEIMQIPLWGDLFRRSEKMQPDLSRSKRQYHVIRMLINREVTDLITNTARNLQKHGVQSLDDVRKSKEPIMRFSDELDSENRVLKRYLMDNMYRHWRLIRMTAKAKRILTSLFEAYIDDPKQLPPKYARMVEEESAAQVICDYVAGMTDRFALSEHQKLFDPLERV, from the coding sequence ATGGAAGATTTTGGCGGGATCATAAATTTACGGGAAGAAATCGAATCGTGCGAGGAGCGGACCCTTGCGCCGTTTGCTGCGCTGAGCAGAGACTCGCAGGGGCGCAAGTATCCCGAAGAGGATCATCCGTTTCGCACGCGGTTTCAGCGTGATCGTGACCGTGTGGTTCATTCCGCCGCATTCAGAAGGCTCGAATACAAGACGCAAGTGTTTGTCAATCACGAGGGGGATCACTATCGTACGCGACTGACACACACGTTGGAAGTAGCCCAGATATCCCGCACGATCGCCAGAGGACTCAAGCTCAACGAGGATCTCGCAGAGACAATCGCCCTCGTACATGATCTCGGACACACGCCTTTCGGTCATGCCGGCGAGGATGTTCTGGATGGTTTGATGCAGAAGCATGCCGGTTTGAGGTTTAATCACAATCGGCAGAGCCTTAGGGTTGTCGAGCATATCGAGAGACGCTATCCCGATTTTCCGGGGTTGAATCTGACCTACGAGACGCGCGAGGGGATAGTCAAACATGAAACCTCATACGATCTTTCGGAGGCTGACGACTATAATCCTGATCTGAATGCCACTCTCGAAGCACAGTTAGTCAATTATGCCGATGAGATTGCCTACAATTGCCATGATGTCGATGATGGGCTCTTTTCCAATGTTCTTGATCTCGACGAGATAATGCAAATTCCTCTCTGGGGAGATTTGTTTCGACGTTCTGAGAAAATGCAGCCGGATCTCTCGCGCTCGAAACGCCAGTATCATGTTATCAGAATGCTCATAAATCGCGAAGTGACGGACTTGATCACGAATACAGCCCGGAATTTGCAGAAGCATGGAGTTCAATCCCTGGATGATGTCAGGAAAAGCAAAGAGCCGATAATGCGATTTTCTGATGAGCTTGATTCCGAAAACAGAGTACTGAAGCGTTACCTGATGGACAATATGTACCGTCATTGGCGGTTGATTCGGATGACCGCGAAAGCGAAGCGCATCCTTACGTCGCTCTTTGAGGCTTATATCGATGATCCGAAGCAGTTGCCGCCGAAATATGCAAGAATGGTGGAGGAAGAGTCTGCCGCGCAGGTTATCTGTGATTATGTCGCCGGTATGACCGACCGATTTGCGCTTTCCGAACACCAGAAGCTTTTCGATCCTCTCGAAAGAGTCTGA
- a CDS encoding LptF/LptG family permease, translating into MIKVIDRYLFKTFIKATLVSLFVFLLVYLIIDNVEHLDDYIDNDATLSMVVRYYLYFFPFIIVQVTPVAVLLGSMFTIGLMARRKEILALNSSGVSMYRIAQPLLLGGLLISAAIYIFSDRIVPEANRRKTQIRYGEIENNPNYGKEQVHNLMYRGSDGRIFRFSNYDPITQTAQQVTIHTVTDNRQESQLDCRRMEWLDSIWIAVDGRLRKFSSESGTEELTEFDTLYLPEIQEPPERFEKSEMIRKGSDQNLGFDLSVADLAKIIEYRRMAAIETTQEEVFFHIKFSLPLASFIIVLLAVPLASDPRRGSVAIGFAFSAGIAFFYILLFEIGQKLGTDGSIPPLLASWGVNGLFLLVGIILMLKARK; encoded by the coding sequence ATGATCAAAGTAATAGATAGATACCTGTTTAAGACTTTCATTAAGGCAACACTGGTTTCTCTGTTCGTCTTTCTACTCGTATATCTGATTATTGACAATGTCGAGCATCTCGATGATTATATCGATAACGATGCCACACTTTCGATGGTCGTCCGGTACTACCTCTATTTCTTCCCTTTCATAATTGTGCAGGTAACTCCGGTCGCTGTGCTGCTCGGTTCAATGTTTACCATAGGACTGATGGCGCGCAGGAAGGAGATTCTTGCTCTGAATTCATCAGGCGTTAGCATGTACCGAATCGCGCAGCCTCTCCTGCTCGGAGGACTCCTGATCAGCGCAGCCATCTACATCTTCTCCGATAGAATCGTGCCGGAAGCAAACCGTCGAAAGACACAGATACGATACGGTGAGATCGAAAATAACCCGAACTACGGCAAAGAGCAGGTGCATAACCTGATGTACAGGGGCAGCGACGGTCGCATTTTCCGATTCAGCAATTATGATCCGATAACGCAAACCGCACAGCAGGTTACGATCCACACTGTGACTGATAACCGCCAGGAAAGCCAGCTTGATTGTCGGCGAATGGAATGGCTCGATTCTATCTGGATCGCTGTAGATGGACGATTGCGGAAGTTCTCGTCAGAGTCCGGCACCGAAGAGCTGACCGAATTCGATACGCTGTACCTGCCGGAAATCCAGGAGCCGCCGGAGCGATTCGAAAAATCAGAGATGATCCGCAAAGGATCAGACCAGAATCTCGGCTTCGATCTATCCGTAGCAGACCTTGCGAAGATCATCGAGTATCGCCGTATGGCTGCGATCGAAACCACGCAGGAAGAGGTCTTTTTTCACATCAAATTCTCGCTGCCGTTGGCAAGTTTCATCATAGTACTTCTCGCAGTGCCATTGGCATCTGATCCCCGGCGCGGTTCGGTCGCAATCGGATTCGCATTCTCAGCCGGGATCGCGTTCTTCTATATACTGCTTTTCGAGATAGGTCAGAAACTCGGCACCGATGGTTCGATTCCCCCGCTGCTTGCATCGTGGGGGGTCAACGGTCTGTTCTTGCTCGTCGGTATTATTCTGATGCTCAAAGCGAGAAAATAG